The genomic stretch TAAGGCCACACCTACACAACAAGTGGCAGAGTCTGGGGGGGAGGGTGCAGGGGAAGGTTTACCGAATACAACAGGTCGCCACCCGTGTCGCGGTACTCCACGCGAATATGCTCGGTGTGCACCGTCAGGTGTGCGAAGTTGTCCTGGCTGATCACCTTGCTTGTCCATTCGAGGTAATAGTCGCCGGCAGCGGTTTTCGCCAGCGGCTGGTCAAGGATGAACGACGAGGACTTGGCAAAGGGCAGCCAGGCGCTGTTGCAAAACGGTGACGAGACGATGGTCTGCACCTCGAAGTCCGGGTCTGCTGTGTGACGTAGGCGCGAGGTGAGTGAGCCGTGGACGTCACCCGAGATGATCAGCACATTCCTGATCTTGTGCAGGCGGATGTTTTCGAGGATGCGCAAGCGCTGTTCGGGGAAGGCTTTCCAGGTGTCACTGTCATTGCTTTTACTGTCCGGGAACAGCATCACGCCGGTGACCAGCATTTTGACCCGCGCCGGGCTGTGGATCAGCCACTTGAGCACCGCTTGCTCTTGATCGGCATCGATGATGCGTCGGTCGTCGGCCGAGAGGTTGCGTCGGGTTCGGGTGTCCATGACAAACCACTCGATGTCCCCCTGGGCAAATTGGTACCAGTAATGTGCCGGCTGGTCATCGGGTTGCTCGCCAGCCGGACCATGACTGGCTTGATAGATTTCGTACGCGGCCATCGCGTTGCGATACAGGCTGTTGTCGTTGCCACCGGCGTTGGCGGGCCAGTTATCCTCTATTTCGTGGTCGTCGAGAATCATGTAGGTCGGCAATGAGGCCATTAGCGCCCGAATATGGGGCTGAGAAAAAGCCGCGCGGTACTTGGCGAGAATATCCGGGTAATCGCGGTCCGGGGCGACGAGGTTCATGTCGTCCACATACACCTGGTCACCGGTCATCACCAGGGCGCTGATCGCTGGCGAGGAGGTGTCTGCCAGCCGCTTGATCGCCGCAAAGATCCGGTCGCCCTTGGCGGGCGCTGACGGGAGACCCAGGGTCATGCGCAGGTAGCGGCACGAGCCGACGATGTAGCTGCGGGGGGTGCAGGCTTTGCTGGAGGCGGTGCGAAAGCGGTAGGTTTCCCGGGGCCATTGCAGTTTTAACGGGTCAAGGGTTTCCAGGGCTGGTCGGGTATTGCCCGTATTGAACCAGCCTGCCTGGTACTCATACTCGGTATCGCTGGCGAGGTCATGCAGCGCGATCACCGCCGACATGTCGCGAGCCGTCGTCAACTCGGCAAAGAGCACTTTGGACCAGTTCGGATCGCCCGTGCGGCGATAACGCAGCCCGGCAAATACCCAGGCGTTGGTCACTGGGGCGCCTCGCAGAAACAGGCGGGTGTGTTGAAAGGTGGTATGGCCAACAATCGGGCCGACAGTAGGCTTGAGCATATTCGAATCCATTCGAAGTGCGGCGTGGGAAGTCGCGTCCAGCACGGTATGTGTGCTTTGCAATTCATCTTATGGCTGGAGGGCATTTGAGAATTGGCGGGGAAGTGGACCCGGGACGTGGTCCTGGTCAACTGTTGGCGTAGTCTTTGGTGTTAACGCCGGTAGGAATGCGTAGCGGTTTTGCCTAAGCGCCTTTCGAGGTTGGGCTGTTTTGCAGGCAAAAAAAGCCCCGCCAATTGGCGGGGTTGAGGTACGAGCGTGGCGCTCGGAAAACGTGGAGCACGCAGGGCCCTTCGCGAAAGAAGGGCCCAGCGGTCTTACAGCAGGATGGTGCGGATGTCGCCCAGCAGGTCGCTCAGACGCTTGGTGAAACGGGCCGCAGCGGCGCCGTTGATCACACGGTGGTCGTAGGA from Pseudomonas sp. S04 encodes the following:
- a CDS encoding alkaline phosphatase D family protein, producing MLKPTVGPIVGHTTFQHTRLFLRGAPVTNAWVFAGLRYRRTGDPNWSKVLFAELTTARDMSAVIALHDLASDTEYEYQAGWFNTGNTRPALETLDPLKLQWPRETYRFRTASSKACTPRSYIVGSCRYLRMTLGLPSAPAKGDRIFAAIKRLADTSSPAISALVMTGDQVYVDDMNLVAPDRDYPDILAKYRAAFSQPHIRALMASLPTYMILDDHEIEDNWPANAGGNDNSLYRNAMAAYEIYQASHGPAGEQPDDQPAHYWYQFAQGDIEWFVMDTRTRRNLSADDRRIIDADQEQAVLKWLIHSPARVKMLVTGVMLFPDSKSNDSDTWKAFPEQRLRILENIRLHKIRNVLIISGDVHGSLTSRLRHTADPDFEVQTIVSSPFCNSAWLPFAKSSSFILDQPLAKTAAGDYYLEWTSKVISQDNFAHLTVHTEHIRVEYRDTGGDLLYSVNLPLHPPPQTLPLVV